One region of Clavibacter michiganensis subsp. tessellarius genomic DNA includes:
- a CDS encoding PKD domain-containing protein, translated as MSILSSAGRRLAAMTAAAAVILSAVVVAQPAMADSAPVDPTDPKTPVTVTADPLPTTQIDGVAWSQVVVGNTVYVAGKFQNARPAGAAAGTNLTPRSNLLAYDIRTGALITSFAPKLNAQALSVTASPDGSRIYVVGDFTDIDGQGYYRAAAFSTATGKVIPTFRPIMGSQTRTVSASNDTVYLGGTFQSVNGAARKYLAAVSAANGQNTAFVADADTVVDALTLTKDASKLVVGGRFTQLSGTPTYGLGAVDPASGASLPWAANQKVKNAGVESSITSLYATDDRVYGSGYTFGAGGNLEGAFSADPNTGVVSWVEDCHGDTYSVFATSKVAYVAGHPHYCGNIGGFPQTEPWTFQHSLAFSKTATGTATADPYGYHNWAGTPSPSLLNWFPKYVTGSFTGQGQAAWSVNGNEDYIVVGGEFPFVNTTAQQGLVRYAMAKDAPNKVGPNGNDQLVPKPISYTKGEARVSWQATFDRDSTRLTYKVIRDGKTSTPVYQVTQDSTFWQRPSMGFIDKGLVPGSSHTYKVVVTDSAGNSVDRNGAAPVVITDQSGSDAYATSVKDDGATAYYPLDEKDGTAGLDHVAFEDLRVDKATRGAAGPIDGSTATTFSGQDGSFAVTPQAVQAPDTFSVESWVRTTSTDGGKVVGFGGSSTGTSNNYDRMVYLDNDGRVLFGVYTGATQTMSSAPGFNDGKWHQIVATMGAEGMRLFVDGKLAGQRADTTRGQDYQGFWRVGGDNLGGWPNQPRSAYLAGDIGQVSIYPTALTRADVVDHLVASGRTSPIPPAPGDAYGKAVYAADPSSYWRLDDADGSSTLKDAGQNDVGANVGRNVRFGQAGALTGPVGQAAAFSDSIAVSQQRISNPTSYSLEMWFQTTTTRGGKLIGFGDNADPFNFSGSYDRHVYMQDDGRLQFGTWTGQTNLAGSERPYNDGQWHHMVASQGSDGLKLYVDGDLVGQNGQTQAQAYDGYWRIGGDNTWGSSSGTFEGRMDEVAVYPTVLAASTIATHYSLGTTGRVPNQAPKAQFAQTADFLTAAFDATGSTDADGTLTAYDWDFGDGVQASGAQQSHTYAEAGTYAVTLTVTDDRGTTNRAQQQVTVKAAPANIAPTAVVTATATDLTAKLDGSASTDADGTVASYAWDFGDGSTGTGPTPTHAYAAGGAYTVTLTVTDDRGLTGTASTQVQVTAPPVNREPVAVIASTTTDLVANLDGRASSDPDGTIASWAWEFGDGTTGTGASIAHPYAKAGTYTVALTVTDDTGATGRTTASVTVTAPPVNQAPVAAFTSSVANLVASLDASTSSDPDGTVASYAWAFGDGTTGTGRTTTHAYAAAGAFAVSLTVTDDKGLATTTTSQVTVTAPALNVLAQDSFGRTVQSGWGTADLGGAWRVTGGTNIVRVQDGTGQVVSPKGETRTMSLDAVSTTSSDVTAVFSLDAVPTGGGSYARVNSRQVGSAFYQTQVWIKATGQIQLVQSEGATTLGSYILPGTTYQAGQQLRVRVLTTGTSPTTVKAKVWIAGQAEPSAWQTSVTSSTAALQAAGSVGIQTYLSGSATAPVTTRFDDLVVARDGQAPAPANQAPTAAFTSTAKDLTASFDGSTSTDADGTVASYAWAFGDGATGTGRTVDHAYAKAGTYTASLTVTDDKGLVSAKKDGTVTVTAPVVTPANQAPTAAFTSTAKDLTASFDGSTSTDADGTVASYAWAFGDGTTGTGKTVDHAYAAAGTYTASLTVTDDKGLVSAKKDGTVTVTAPVVTPANQAPTAAFTSTAKDLTASFDASTSTDADGTVASYAWAFGDGTTGTGRTATHAYAAAGTYTVSLTVTDDKGLASAKKDGTVTVTAPVVTPPAAGILAQDTFTRIAANGWGTAETGGAWRITGNASILKVQDGKAQVASPAGETRTASLDAVSTTASDAQVSFALDRVPTGGGAYVRINSRQVGSSYYQTQVWVRSTGQVMIVQSENGTNLKSVVVPNLTYTAGQQLRVRVQVTGTSPTTMNAKVWPVGQAEPIAWQSTTTGTLAALQTAGTFGIQTYVSSSATAPVAFSLDDLLVTDGTAR; from the coding sequence ATGAGCATCCTCTCCTCCGCGGGCCGTCGCCTGGCGGCGATGACCGCGGCCGCCGCGGTCATCCTGTCCGCGGTCGTCGTCGCGCAGCCCGCGATGGCGGACTCCGCGCCCGTCGACCCGACGGACCCGAAGACGCCCGTCACGGTCACGGCCGACCCGCTGCCCACGACCCAGATCGACGGCGTCGCCTGGTCGCAGGTCGTCGTCGGCAACACGGTCTACGTGGCCGGCAAGTTCCAGAACGCGCGCCCCGCGGGCGCCGCGGCCGGCACGAACCTCACGCCGCGCAGCAACCTGCTCGCCTACGACATCCGCACGGGCGCGCTCATCACGTCGTTCGCGCCGAAGCTCAACGCGCAGGCGCTGTCGGTGACGGCCTCGCCCGACGGCTCGCGCATCTACGTGGTCGGCGACTTCACCGACATCGACGGCCAGGGCTACTACCGCGCCGCGGCGTTCAGCACCGCGACCGGCAAGGTCATCCCCACGTTCCGCCCGATCATGGGCAGCCAGACCCGCACGGTGAGCGCCTCGAACGACACCGTGTACCTCGGCGGCACCTTCCAGAGCGTCAACGGCGCCGCTCGGAAGTACCTGGCCGCGGTGTCCGCGGCGAACGGCCAGAACACGGCCTTCGTCGCGGATGCGGACACCGTCGTGGACGCGCTCACGCTCACGAAGGACGCGTCCAAGCTCGTCGTCGGCGGCCGCTTCACGCAGCTCAGCGGCACGCCGACCTACGGGCTCGGCGCGGTGGATCCCGCCTCGGGCGCATCCCTCCCGTGGGCGGCGAACCAGAAGGTCAAGAACGCCGGCGTCGAGTCGTCCATCACGAGCCTGTACGCGACCGACGACCGGGTCTATGGATCCGGCTACACGTTCGGCGCCGGCGGCAACCTCGAGGGCGCCTTCTCGGCCGACCCGAACACGGGCGTCGTCAGCTGGGTCGAGGACTGCCACGGCGACACCTACTCCGTCTTCGCGACCAGCAAGGTCGCGTACGTCGCCGGCCACCCGCACTACTGCGGCAACATCGGCGGCTTCCCGCAGACCGAGCCCTGGACCTTCCAGCACAGCCTCGCGTTCTCCAAGACCGCGACGGGCACGGCCACGGCCGACCCGTACGGGTACCACAACTGGGCCGGCACGCCGTCCCCGTCGCTGCTCAACTGGTTCCCCAAGTACGTGACCGGCTCCTTCACCGGGCAGGGCCAGGCGGCCTGGAGCGTCAACGGCAACGAGGACTACATCGTCGTCGGCGGCGAGTTCCCGTTCGTGAACACCACCGCGCAGCAGGGCCTCGTCCGCTACGCGATGGCCAAGGACGCCCCGAACAAGGTCGGCCCGAACGGCAACGACCAGCTCGTCCCCAAGCCGATCTCGTACACGAAGGGCGAGGCCCGCGTCTCCTGGCAGGCCACCTTCGACCGCGACTCGACGCGCCTCACCTACAAGGTGATCCGCGACGGCAAGACGTCCACGCCCGTCTACCAGGTCACGCAGGACTCCACGTTCTGGCAGCGGCCGTCGATGGGCTTCATCGACAAGGGCCTCGTGCCCGGCAGCTCGCACACCTACAAGGTCGTCGTCACCGACTCGGCGGGCAACTCCGTCGACCGCAACGGCGCCGCGCCCGTGGTCATCACCGACCAGTCCGGCAGCGACGCGTACGCCACGAGCGTGAAGGACGACGGCGCGACCGCGTACTACCCGCTCGACGAGAAGGACGGCACCGCGGGCCTCGACCACGTCGCGTTCGAGGACCTCCGGGTCGACAAGGCGACGCGCGGCGCCGCGGGCCCGATCGACGGATCCACCGCCACGACGTTCTCCGGCCAGGACGGGTCCTTCGCGGTCACGCCCCAGGCGGTGCAGGCGCCCGACACGTTCAGCGTGGAGTCGTGGGTCAGGACGACCTCGACCGACGGCGGCAAGGTCGTCGGCTTCGGCGGCAGCAGCACCGGCACGTCGAACAACTACGACCGGATGGTGTACCTCGACAACGACGGGCGCGTGCTCTTCGGCGTCTACACCGGCGCGACCCAGACGATGAGCTCGGCCCCCGGGTTCAACGACGGGAAGTGGCACCAGATCGTCGCCACCATGGGCGCCGAGGGCATGAGGCTGTTCGTCGACGGCAAGCTCGCCGGCCAGCGCGCGGACACCACCCGCGGCCAGGACTACCAGGGCTTCTGGCGCGTCGGCGGCGACAACCTCGGCGGCTGGCCGAACCAGCCCCGGAGCGCGTACCTCGCCGGCGACATCGGCCAGGTGTCGATCTACCCGACCGCGCTCACCCGCGCGGACGTGGTCGACCACCTCGTCGCCTCCGGCCGCACCTCGCCCATCCCGCCCGCCCCCGGGGACGCCTACGGCAAGGCCGTGTACGCCGCCGACCCGTCCTCCTACTGGCGCCTCGACGACGCCGACGGCTCGTCCACGCTGAAGGACGCCGGCCAGAACGACGTCGGCGCGAACGTCGGACGCAACGTGCGCTTCGGCCAGGCGGGCGCCCTCACCGGCCCCGTCGGCCAGGCGGCGGCGTTCTCCGACAGCATCGCGGTGAGCCAGCAGCGGATCTCGAACCCCACCTCGTACTCGCTCGAGATGTGGTTCCAGACCACCACCACGCGCGGCGGCAAGCTGATCGGGTTCGGCGACAACGCGGATCCCTTCAACTTCTCCGGCAGCTACGACCGCCACGTCTACATGCAGGACGACGGACGCCTGCAGTTCGGCACCTGGACGGGTCAGACCAACCTCGCGGGCTCCGAGCGCCCCTACAACGACGGCCAGTGGCACCACATGGTCGCGTCGCAGGGATCCGACGGCCTGAAGCTCTACGTGGACGGCGACCTCGTCGGCCAGAACGGCCAGACGCAGGCGCAGGCCTACGACGGCTACTGGCGCATCGGCGGCGACAACACCTGGGGCTCCTCCAGCGGCACCTTCGAGGGCCGGATGGACGAGGTCGCGGTGTACCCGACCGTGCTCGCGGCCAGCACCATCGCGACGCACTACTCGCTCGGGACGACCGGCCGCGTGCCGAACCAGGCCCCGAAGGCCCAGTTCGCGCAGACGGCGGACTTCCTGACGGCCGCGTTCGACGCGACCGGCTCGACGGACGCCGACGGCACGCTCACCGCCTACGACTGGGACTTCGGCGACGGCGTCCAGGCGTCCGGCGCGCAGCAGTCGCACACCTACGCCGAGGCCGGCACCTACGCGGTGACGCTCACGGTGACGGACGACCGCGGCACGACGAACCGCGCGCAGCAGCAGGTGACCGTGAAGGCGGCCCCCGCCAACATCGCGCCGACCGCCGTCGTGACGGCCACCGCGACCGACCTCACGGCCAAGCTCGACGGATCCGCCTCGACGGACGCCGACGGCACCGTCGCCTCCTACGCGTGGGACTTCGGCGACGGCAGCACGGGCACCGGCCCGACGCCGACGCACGCCTACGCCGCGGGCGGCGCCTACACGGTGACCCTCACGGTCACGGACGACAGGGGCCTCACCGGCACCGCGTCCACGCAGGTGCAGGTCACGGCGCCCCCGGTCAACCGGGAGCCCGTCGCGGTCATCGCCTCGACCACGACCGACCTGGTCGCGAACCTCGACGGCCGCGCCTCCAGCGACCCGGACGGCACCATCGCGTCCTGGGCGTGGGAGTTCGGCGACGGGACGACCGGCACCGGCGCCTCCATCGCCCACCCCTACGCGAAGGCCGGCACCTACACGGTCGCGCTGACGGTGACGGACGACACGGGCGCGACCGGTCGCACGACCGCGAGCGTCACGGTCACCGCCCCGCCCGTGAACCAGGCGCCCGTCGCCGCGTTCACGAGCAGCGTGGCGAACCTCGTCGCCTCGCTCGACGCCTCCACGTCGAGCGACCCCGACGGCACCGTGGCGTCCTACGCCTGGGCGTTCGGGGACGGGACCACCGGCACGGGCCGCACCACGACCCACGCCTACGCGGCCGCCGGCGCCTTCGCGGTGTCGCTCACGGTCACGGACGACAAGGGCCTCGCCACGACGACGACCTCGCAGGTCACCGTCACGGCGCCCGCGTTGAACGTGCTCGCGCAGGACTCCTTCGGCCGCACGGTCCAGTCGGGCTGGGGCACGGCGGACCTCGGCGGCGCCTGGCGCGTCACCGGCGGCACGAACATCGTCCGGGTGCAGGACGGCACGGGCCAGGTGGTGTCGCCCAAGGGCGAGACCCGCACGATGAGCCTCGACGCGGTCTCGACCACGTCGTCGGACGTCACGGCGGTGTTCTCGCTCGACGCGGTCCCGACCGGCGGCGGGTCCTACGCCCGGGTCAACTCCCGCCAGGTGGGCTCGGCCTTCTACCAGACGCAGGTCTGGATCAAGGCGACCGGGCAGATCCAGCTGGTGCAGTCGGAGGGGGCGACGACCCTCGGGTCGTACATCCTCCCCGGCACCACGTACCAGGCCGGCCAGCAGCTCCGCGTCCGCGTCCTGACGACCGGCACCTCGCCGACCACCGTCAAGGCGAAGGTGTGGATCGCCGGCCAGGCCGAGCCCTCCGCGTGGCAGACGAGCGTCACCAGCTCGACCGCCGCGCTGCAGGCCGCCGGCTCCGTCGGGATCCAGACCTACCTCTCGGGGTCGGCGACGGCTCCCGTCACGACGCGGTTCGACGACCTCGTCGTCGCCCGCGACGGCCAGGCGCCCGCGCCGGCGAACCAGGCCCCGACGGCGGCGTTCACGTCGACGGCCAAGGACCTGACGGCCTCGTTCGACGGATCCACGTCGACCGACGCGGACGGCACGGTCGCCTCGTACGCCTGGGCGTTCGGGGACGGCGCGACGGGCACCGGCCGCACGGTCGACCACGCCTACGCGAAGGCCGGCACGTACACGGCGTCGCTCACGGTGACGGACGACAAGGGCCTCGTGTCGGCGAAGAAGGACGGCACGGTCACGGTGACCGCGCCGGTCGTCACGCCGGCCAACCAGGCCCCGACGGCGGCGTTCACGTCGACGGCCAAGGACCTGACGGCCTCGTTCGACGGATCCACGTCCACGGACGCGGACGGCACGGTCGCCTCGTACGCCTGGGCGTTCGGGGACGGCACGACCGGCACCGGCAAGACGGTGGACCACGCGTACGCCGCGGCCGGCACGTACACGGCGTCGCTCACGGTGACGGACGACAAGGGCCTGGTCTCGGCGAAGAAGGACGGCACGGTCACGGTGACCGCGCCGGTCGTCACGCCGGCCAACCAGGCCCCGACGGCGGCGTTCACGTCGACGGCCAAGGACCTGACCGCCTCGTTCGACGCATCCACGTCGACCGACGCGGACGGCACGGTCGCCTCGTACGCCTGGGCGTTCGGGGACGGCACGACCGGCACGGGCCGCACCGCGACCCACGCCTACGCCGCCGCGGGCACCTACACGGTGTCGCTCACGGTCACGGACGACAAGGGACTGGCGTCGGCGAAGAAGGACGGCACCGTCACGGTGACCGCCCCGGTCGTCACGCCGCCCGCCGCCGGGATCCTCGCGCAGGACACCTTCACCCGCATTGCCGCCAACGGCTGGGGCACGGCGGAGACCGGAGGCGCCTGGCGCATCACCGGCAACGCGTCGATCCTCAAGGTGCAGGACGGGAAGGCGCAGGTCGCCAGCCCTGCCGGCGAGACCCGCACCGCGAGCCTCGACGCCGTGAGCACCACCGCATCGGACGCGCAGGTCTCCTTCGCGCTCGACAGGGTGCCCACGGGCGGCGGCGCGTACGTGCGGATCAACTCGCGCCAGGTCGGATCGTCGTACTACCAGACGCAGGTCTGGGTGCGGTCGACCGGCCAGGTCATGATCGTGCAGTCCGAGAACGGCACCAACCTGAAGTCGGTGGTCGTCCCGAACCTCACGTACACGGCCGGGCAGCAGCTGCGGGTCCGCGTGCAGGTGACGGGCACGTCGCCCACCACGATGAACGCGAAGGTGTGGCCCGTCGGCCAGGCCGAGCCGATCGCGTGGCAGTCGACGACGACCGGGACCCTGGCCGCCCTGCAGACCGCGGGCACGTTCGGGATCCAGACGTACGTGTCGAGCTCGGCGACGGCGCCCGTCGCCTTCTCGCTCGACGACCTGCTGGTGACGGACGGCACGGCCCGCTGA
- a CDS encoding polysaccharide biosynthesis tyrosine autokinase has translation MTLHEFTALLRRLWYVVVAATLVGGGIAFGLSQLATPVYTAQSRLYFSLSSGSSASDLNQGATYTQSQMLSFGELAESPAVLEPVITRLGLDRTPQELARAVSVTTPQNTVIMEISVTEESPADAAEIANAVATSLRDTAEAYAPKGAEGSPTVSVRVIQEAPEPLSQSAPNGRTNTLAGLLLGLLAGLLGIALVRLLDTRVRSAETVAHLTSAPLLGALERERGVTGLAMALRPLSTAAEGFRQLKANLRFVLLGDRASSIVVTSSIPGEGKSTVAANLALSLSEGGRRVLLVDADLRRPVVAQYLGLEGDAGLTTVLVGQALLEEVVQPWGDGTLDVLTSGEIPPNPSELLASTRMEELVARAREAYDVIVIDTAPLIAVADAAFVARMTDGAIVVADQTRVHRGQLSEALDAVEKSGGSVLGVVLNKVRPTKDKRAYYRVETEQAGRAGRRRTPAR, from the coding sequence ATGACGCTCCACGAGTTCACCGCCCTGCTCCGCCGCCTCTGGTACGTCGTCGTCGCCGCGACCCTCGTCGGCGGCGGGATCGCGTTCGGCCTGTCCCAGCTCGCGACGCCCGTGTACACCGCGCAGTCCCGGCTCTACTTCTCGCTGAGCAGCGGATCCAGCGCGAGCGACCTCAACCAGGGCGCCACCTACACGCAGAGCCAGATGCTGTCCTTCGGCGAGCTCGCGGAGTCGCCCGCGGTGCTCGAGCCCGTGATCACGCGCCTCGGCCTCGACCGCACCCCGCAGGAGCTCGCGCGCGCCGTGAGCGTCACGACGCCGCAGAACACGGTGATCATGGAGATCAGCGTCACCGAGGAGTCGCCCGCCGACGCGGCCGAGATCGCGAACGCCGTCGCCACGAGCCTGCGCGACACGGCCGAGGCGTACGCGCCCAAGGGCGCCGAGGGCTCGCCCACCGTCTCCGTCCGCGTGATCCAGGAGGCGCCCGAGCCCCTGTCGCAGTCCGCGCCGAACGGCCGCACGAACACGCTCGCGGGCCTCCTCCTCGGGCTCCTCGCCGGGCTCCTCGGGATCGCGCTGGTGCGCCTGCTCGACACCCGAGTGCGCTCGGCCGAGACCGTCGCGCACCTCACGTCGGCGCCGCTGCTCGGCGCGCTCGAGCGCGAGCGCGGCGTCACGGGCCTCGCCATGGCGCTCCGTCCCCTGTCGACCGCGGCCGAGGGCTTCCGCCAGCTGAAGGCCAACCTCCGCTTCGTGCTCCTCGGCGATCGCGCATCCAGCATCGTCGTGACGTCGTCGATCCCCGGCGAGGGCAAGTCGACGGTCGCCGCGAACCTCGCGCTGTCGCTCAGCGAGGGCGGGCGCCGCGTCCTGCTCGTCGACGCCGACCTCCGCCGCCCGGTCGTCGCGCAGTACCTCGGCCTCGAGGGCGACGCGGGCCTCACGACCGTGCTCGTCGGCCAGGCGCTGCTCGAGGAGGTCGTGCAGCCCTGGGGCGACGGCACCCTCGACGTGCTGACCTCCGGCGAGATCCCGCCGAACCCGAGCGAGCTCCTCGCGTCCACGCGCATGGAGGAGCTCGTCGCCCGGGCGCGCGAGGCCTACGACGTCATCGTGATCGACACCGCGCCGCTCATCGCCGTCGCGGACGCCGCGTTCGTCGCGCGCATGACGGACGGCGCGATCGTCGTCGCCGACCAGACGCGCGTGCACCGCGGCCAGCTGTCCGAGGCGCTCGACGCGGTCGAGAAGTCGGGCGGATCCGTGCTCGGCGTCGTGCTCAACAAGGTGCGGCCCACGAAGGACAAGCGGGCGTACTACCGGGTGGAGACGGAGCAGGCGGGGCGGGCGGGGCGGCGGCGGACGCCCGCGCGCTGA
- a CDS encoding glycosyltransferase family 2 protein, whose product MPRPALLAVVVVNYGSADLVRENVLPLIERLDDALLVVVDNRTDDAERERVRELAANPSTRVHGVYPDGNTGFGTGMNIGVDAARALGAREFLLLNPDATIEPDQLAVLRGAVAADPLALVAPLILRPDGSTWFRGSDLYLADGRIRSAARRAQHPGLAVEPWLTGACLLVTYELWTRVGGFSDDYFLYWEDVDLSRKVVEAGGRLRVVEEAVAVHAEGGTQSAGHASAGQAKSGTYYYHNVRNRLLYGARHLDAAALRRWRLLTPVIAYEVLLQGGRRQFAHPVAPVSAAVRGIVDGYRLSGGWRAVPSPAPTAARAGSGSGSGSGAATAPVSPSASAAAASAPASSLVVAILTYRRPDDIRAVLPLVAAQAADLREAAEADPALPRAVRIVVVDNDPAGGAGAAVEDAAAASPVPIAYVHEPTPGISAARNRALDAAGDDDLLVFLDDDERPDPGWLAALVRARQATGSAGVAGPVRSEYEVEPDEWVRAGGFFVRRRPATGTRLEVAATNNLLLDLRAVRAAGLRFDVDLGTQGGEDTLFTRQLVASGGLLTWCAEAGVVDVVPRARTTRRWVVLRAFSSGNSWSLTSVALAPASPAARARIRAEATARGLVRALGGTGRIAVGAVTGSVAHRAKGTRTLARGAGMVAGAFGWSYQEYARRD is encoded by the coding sequence ATGCCCCGCCCCGCCCTCCTCGCCGTCGTGGTCGTCAACTACGGATCCGCGGACCTCGTGCGCGAGAACGTGCTGCCGCTGATCGAGCGGCTCGACGACGCGCTGCTCGTGGTCGTCGACAACCGCACCGACGACGCCGAGCGGGAGCGCGTGCGGGAGCTCGCCGCGAACCCGTCGACCCGCGTGCACGGCGTCTACCCGGACGGCAACACGGGCTTCGGCACGGGCATGAACATCGGCGTGGACGCCGCCCGCGCGCTCGGCGCGCGCGAGTTCCTGCTGCTCAACCCCGACGCGACCATCGAGCCCGACCAGCTGGCCGTGCTGCGCGGCGCCGTCGCGGCGGACCCCCTCGCGCTCGTGGCCCCGCTCATCCTCCGGCCGGACGGCAGCACCTGGTTCCGGGGATCCGACCTGTACCTCGCCGACGGGCGGATCCGCTCGGCCGCCCGCCGCGCCCAGCACCCCGGCCTCGCGGTCGAGCCGTGGCTGACGGGCGCGTGCCTGCTCGTGACCTACGAGCTGTGGACCCGCGTCGGCGGCTTCTCCGACGACTACTTCCTCTACTGGGAGGACGTTGACCTCTCGCGCAAGGTCGTGGAGGCCGGCGGGCGCCTGCGCGTCGTGGAGGAGGCCGTGGCCGTGCACGCCGAGGGCGGTACGCAGAGCGCCGGCCACGCGAGCGCGGGGCAGGCCAAGTCGGGCACGTACTACTACCACAACGTCCGGAACCGGCTCCTCTACGGGGCGCGCCACCTCGACGCCGCGGCGCTCCGCCGGTGGCGGCTCCTCACCCCCGTGATCGCGTACGAGGTGCTGCTGCAGGGCGGGCGCCGGCAGTTCGCGCACCCCGTCGCGCCCGTCTCGGCGGCCGTGCGCGGGATCGTCGACGGGTACCGGCTCTCCGGCGGCTGGCGCGCGGTGCCGTCGCCCGCGCCGACGGCAGCTCGGGCCGGATCCGGATCCGGTTCCGGATCCGGCGCTGCGACCGCGCCCGTGTCGCCGTCCGCGTCCGCCGCGGCGGCGTCCGCGCCCGCCTCCTCGCTCGTCGTCGCGATCCTCACCTACCGCCGGCCCGACGACATCCGCGCCGTGCTCCCCCTCGTCGCCGCGCAGGCGGCCGACCTCCGCGAGGCCGCCGAGGCCGACCCCGCGCTCCCCCGCGCGGTGCGGATCGTCGTGGTCGACAACGACCCCGCGGGCGGCGCCGGCGCCGCGGTCGAGGACGCCGCCGCCGCCTCCCCCGTGCCGATCGCCTACGTGCACGAGCCGACGCCCGGCATCTCCGCGGCCCGCAACCGCGCGCTCGACGCGGCCGGCGACGACGACCTGCTGGTGTTCCTCGACGACGACGAGCGGCCGGATCCGGGGTGGCTCGCCGCCCTCGTCCGCGCGCGCCAGGCGACGGGCAGCGCGGGCGTCGCCGGTCCGGTGCGCAGCGAGTACGAGGTCGAGCCCGACGAGTGGGTGCGGGCGGGCGGGTTCTTCGTGCGCCGCCGCCCCGCGACCGGCACCCGCCTCGAGGTCGCCGCGACCAACAACCTCCTGCTCGACCTCCGGGCCGTGCGCGCCGCGGGCCTCCGCTTCGACGTGGACCTCGGCACGCAGGGCGGCGAGGACACGCTCTTCACGCGCCAGCTCGTCGCCTCCGGCGGGCTCCTCACCTGGTGCGCCGAGGCGGGCGTCGTCGACGTCGTGCCGCGCGCCCGCACCACGCGCCGCTGGGTCGTGCTGCGCGCGTTCAGCAGCGGCAACTCGTGGAGCCTGACCTCGGTGGCGCTCGCGCCGGCGTCGCCCGCCGCCCGCGCGCGGATCCGGGCGGAGGCCACCGCGCGCGGCCTCGTGCGCGCGCTCGGCGGCACCGGCCGGATCGCGGTGGGCGCGGTCACGGGCAGCGTCGCGCACCGCGCCAAGGGCACCCGCACGCTCGCGCGCGGGGCCGGCATGGTCGCGGGCGCGTTCGGCTGGTCGTACCAGGAGTACGCGCGGCGCGACTGA
- a CDS encoding glycosyl transferase: MTVPSRPPGRDLVVLQSSQAPRPTTNPYIVMLGRALAATPGVRPLHFSWRTALLGRYDVFHVHWPEILVDGHSPLKKAVRQALTVALLAKLAVRRIPIVRTVHNLERPQGISRRESLLLALMERATTMRIRVNPVTEIPADQPHATIPHGHYRDWFRDEPRADAVPGRLGYVGLVRRYKGVEQLVAAFRGAGDAGADLSLRIGGNPSTQELADTIRALAAGDDRIDLDLRFQSDAELVDIVTSSELVVLPYRFMHNSGGALAALSLDRPVLVPDNAVNRALSEEVGPGWIHLFDGDLTPEELLRATEAVRTAARAASPDLAGRDWDRAGTAHASAYRRALRIRRGVERG, from the coding sequence ATGACCGTCCCCTCCCGCCCGCCCGGCCGCGACCTCGTCGTCCTCCAGTCCTCGCAGGCGCCGCGCCCCACGACGAACCCGTACATCGTGATGCTCGGCCGCGCGCTCGCCGCCACCCCCGGCGTCCGCCCGCTGCACTTCAGCTGGCGCACCGCGCTCCTCGGCCGCTACGACGTGTTCCACGTGCACTGGCCCGAGATCCTCGTCGACGGCCACAGCCCGCTGAAGAAGGCGGTGCGCCAGGCGCTCACGGTCGCGCTCCTGGCGAAGCTCGCGGTCCGGCGGATCCCGATCGTGCGCACCGTGCACAACCTCGAGCGGCCGCAGGGCATCAGCCGCCGCGAGTCGCTGCTGCTCGCGCTCATGGAGCGGGCGACCACGATGCGGATCCGCGTCAACCCGGTCACGGAGATCCCCGCCGACCAGCCGCACGCGACGATCCCGCACGGCCACTACCGCGACTGGTTCCGCGACGAGCCGCGCGCCGACGCGGTGCCCGGGCGGCTCGGCTACGTCGGCCTCGTCCGCCGGTACAAGGGCGTCGAGCAGCTCGTCGCGGCCTTCCGCGGCGCGGGCGACGCGGGCGCCGACCTGTCGCTGCGCATCGGCGGCAACCCGTCGACCCAGGAGCTCGCCGACACGATCCGCGCGCTCGCCGCGGGCGACGACCGCATCGACCTCGACCTCCGGTTCCAGTCCGACGCCGAGCTCGTCGACATCGTCACGTCCTCCGAGCTCGTCGTGCTGCCCTACCGGTTCATGCACAACTCGGGCGGCGCGCTCGCCGCCCTCTCGCTCGACCGCCCCGTGCTCGTGCCGGACAACGCCGTGAACCGCGCGCTCTCGGAGGAGGTCGGCCCGGGCTGGATCCACCTGTTCGACGGCGACCTCACCCCCGAGGAGCTGCTCCGCGCGACCGAGGCCGTGCGCACCGCGGCGCGCGCGGCGTCGCCCGACCTCGCCGGCCGCGACTGGGACCGCGCGGGCACGGCGCACGCGTCCGCGTACCGCCGCGCGCTCCGGATCCGCCGGGGCGTCGAGCGCGGCTGA